One stretch of Aeromicrobium fastidiosum DNA includes these proteins:
- a CDS encoding WhiB family transcriptional regulator gives MSFDLELSHEPEEELMWQERALCAQTDPEAFFPEKGGSTREAKRVCLTCDVRGECLDYALAHDERFGIWGGLSERERRKLKKRA, from the coding sequence ATGTCATTCGATCTGGAACTGTCGCACGAGCCCGAAGAGGAACTCATGTGGCAGGAGCGCGCGCTCTGCGCCCAGACCGACCCAGAAGCCTTCTTCCCCGAGAAGGGCGGCTCCACGCGCGAGGCCAAGCGCGTCTGCCTGACGTGCGACGTCCGCGGCGAGTGCCTCGACTACGCCCTCGCCCACGACGAGCGCTTCGGCATCTGGGGCGGGCTTTCCGAGCGCGAGCGCCGCAAGCTCAAAAAACGAGCCTGA
- a CDS encoding metallopeptidase family protein — MTDPTPGRADGGASSRWRGVVSGPRPGRMRDRRGRGPRGPMALPGPLSPRSVPAHRPPRESFDLLVSDVLSALEPHFSVEPDHVEIVVEEAPLLPPEWTDDVPLSIVAPIPGGSRIMIFRIPITHRCLTDRDLEEVVWSVILDRLAEVWHLSPDDLDPRPR, encoded by the coding sequence ATGACCGACCCCACGCCCGGTCGCGCCGACGGTGGCGCGAGCTCTCGCTGGCGTGGCGTGGTCAGCGGCCCCCGCCCGGGACGCATGCGCGACCGGCGTGGACGCGGGCCCCGCGGGCCCATGGCGCTGCCCGGGCCGTTGTCGCCGCGCAGCGTCCCGGCCCACCGGCCGCCGCGCGAGTCGTTCGACCTGCTGGTCAGCGATGTGCTGTCGGCCCTCGAGCCGCACTTCAGCGTCGAGCCCGACCACGTCGAGATCGTCGTCGAGGAGGCGCCCCTGCTGCCTCCCGAGTGGACCGACGACGTGCCGCTCAGCATCGTCGCCCCCATCCCCGGTGGCAGCCGCATCATGATCTTCCGCATCCCGATCACGCACCGGTGCCTGACCGACCGCGATCTCGAGGAGGTCGTCTGGTCAGTCATCCTCGACCGGCTGGCCGAGGTGTGGCACCTGTCCCCCGACGACCTCGACCCGCGGCCCCGCTGA
- a CDS encoding ABC transporter ATP-binding protein, producing MSTEPHESTRDLDDIGPRPEPPAKPTGPRAPVVIVDDVHVEYKVFATGKRPSAADRKTLKLRGRGKQMRTVHALKGVSFTAYQNDSIGVIGTNGSGKSTLMRAIAGLTPTSQGAIYSDSRPSLLGVGAALLKDLSGERNVILGGLAMGFTMEEIEERYDEVVEFAGLEKFIDLPMRAYSSGMTARLKFAIASMATHEILIVDEALAVGDRKFRQRSEARIREIRDNAGTVFLVSHSMQSIKDTCSRVIWLDQGTLLMDGDPDEVIREYHKAQDK from the coding sequence GTGTCGACTGAGCCGCACGAGAGCACCCGGGACCTCGACGACATCGGACCCCGACCCGAGCCTCCGGCCAAGCCGACCGGGCCACGAGCCCCCGTCGTGATCGTCGACGACGTGCACGTCGAGTACAAGGTATTCGCGACCGGCAAGCGCCCGTCGGCTGCTGATCGCAAGACGCTCAAGCTGCGCGGTCGCGGCAAGCAGATGCGCACCGTGCACGCCCTCAAGGGCGTCTCGTTCACGGCGTACCAGAACGACAGCATCGGCGTCATCGGCACCAACGGCTCCGGAAAGTCGACACTCATGCGGGCCATCGCCGGTCTGACGCCGACCAGCCAGGGTGCCATCTACTCCGACTCCCGACCCAGCCTGCTGGGCGTCGGCGCGGCCCTGCTCAAGGATCTGTCCGGCGAGCGCAACGTCATCCTCGGCGGCCTCGCGATGGGGTTCACGATGGAGGAGATCGAGGAGCGCTACGACGAGGTCGTGGAGTTCGCCGGCCTCGAGAAGTTCATCGACCTGCCGATGCGCGCCTACTCGTCGGGCATGACCGCGCGGCTCAAGTTCGCGATCGCCAGCATGGCCACCCACGAGATCCTCATCGTCGACGAGGCCCTCGCCGTGGGCGACCGCAAGTTCCGTCAGCGGAGCGAGGCCCGCATCCGCGAGATCCGCGACAACGCGGGCACGGTGTTCCTGGTCAGCCACTCGATGCAGTCGATCAAGGACACCTGCAGCCGCGTGATCTGGCTCGACCAGGGCACTCTGCTCATGGACGGCGACCCCGACGAGGTCATCCGCGAGTACCACAAGGCCCAGGACAAGTAG
- a CDS encoding 2-phospho-L-lactate transferase CofD family protein, which translates to MRITLISGADGTAFARDLAAALAPSDELTVVAPIVGDHWSAWLKACPDLDGLLGAPGVPTTFAVADQLAAINYSPAWQRVSDQAVAARLVRTELVGTGYSLSEATLAAATRAGLPYRVLPMSDDRAELRVVVDGEEPHAIHLGEYLAAPGAHSPTETVLVAEAWTVSPSVVDQLRATDVLVLGPSSRTLAIDPVLRTPGLLDALPSTVPVLVVDHDDTAPADLVRVAGLRADDPGAAEHVPADAAAVAELVRRVVAS; encoded by the coding sequence ATGCGCATCACGCTCATCTCCGGCGCCGACGGGACCGCGTTCGCACGCGATCTCGCGGCGGCCCTCGCCCCCTCCGACGAGCTGACGGTCGTGGCCCCCATCGTGGGTGACCACTGGTCGGCGTGGCTCAAGGCCTGTCCCGATCTCGACGGCCTGCTGGGTGCGCCCGGTGTGCCGACCACGTTCGCCGTCGCCGACCAGCTGGCCGCGATCAACTACTCCCCCGCGTGGCAGCGCGTCAGCGACCAGGCGGTTGCTGCGCGACTCGTCCGCACCGAGCTCGTCGGCACGGGCTATTCGCTGTCGGAGGCGACGCTCGCGGCCGCGACCCGCGCTGGTCTGCCCTACCGGGTGCTGCCGATGAGCGACGACCGCGCCGAGCTGCGGGTCGTGGTGGACGGCGAGGAGCCACACGCGATCCACCTCGGTGAGTACCTCGCTGCTCCGGGCGCGCACTCCCCCACCGAGACCGTGCTGGTCGCGGAGGCGTGGACCGTGTCGCCGTCGGTCGTCGACCAGCTGCGCGCCACCGACGTGCTGGTGCTGGGTCCGTCGAGCCGCACCCTCGCGATCGACCCCGTCCTGCGCACACCGGGCCTGCTCGACGCGCTGCCGTCGACCGTCCCGGTACTGGTCGTCGACCACGACGACACCGCCCCGGCGGACCTCGTCCGGGTGGCCGGGCTGAGGGCCGACGACCCGGGCGCTGCCGAGCACGTGCCCGCCGACGCCGCCGCGGTCGCCGAACTCGTGCGACGGGTCGTGGCGTCGTGA
- a CDS encoding TIGR03089 family protein, translating into MKTLDQLLRAASDPSQPLITYYDLVTGERVELSTTTTANWVAKTSNFLVDDLEVEPGTRIRVGLPSHWLTMVWILSAWNVGAALVDHDATIGVSGPELEADEPHRLAASLRPLGGRFVEAPTGFVDLGAEVPGHGDHFVALDPPSPDTLALDLDGTPRSQADVLASTPAVSERLVVTPGSLSRDADLIAGACLGGGSLVVVASATPEQIAAVAQQEGGVPA; encoded by the coding sequence GTGAAGACCCTCGACCAGCTGCTCCGCGCGGCATCCGACCCGTCGCAGCCGCTCATCACGTACTACGACCTCGTGACGGGCGAGCGCGTCGAGCTCAGCACCACGACTACGGCCAACTGGGTCGCCAAGACGAGCAACTTCCTGGTCGACGACCTCGAGGTCGAGCCGGGCACGCGCATCCGTGTCGGGCTGCCGAGCCACTGGTTGACGATGGTCTGGATCCTGTCCGCCTGGAACGTCGGCGCCGCCCTCGTCGACCACGACGCCACGATCGGGGTCAGCGGGCCCGAGCTCGAGGCCGACGAACCGCACCGGCTCGCCGCCTCGCTGCGGCCGCTCGGCGGACGGTTCGTCGAGGCACCGACCGGCTTCGTCGACCTCGGGGCCGAGGTCCCGGGGCACGGCGACCACTTCGTCGCGCTCGACCCGCCGTCCCCCGACACGCTGGCCCTCGACCTCGACGGCACGCCCCGCAGCCAGGCCGACGTCCTGGCGTCCACGCCTGCTGTGTCCGAGCGGCTGGTCGTCACCCCCGGCTCCCTGTCGCGGGACGCCGATCTGATCGCGGGCGCGTGCCTCGGCGGCGGCTCGCTGGTGGTCGTGGCGTCCGCCACACCCGAGCAGATCGCGGCAGTGGCGCAGCAAGAGGGCGGCGTCCCAGCATGA
- a CDS encoding ABC transporter permease, whose protein sequence is MTIADDAARAGLTKVGGRPPLRAYVTEVWQRRAFIYSLARFKIESENQQNSLGMFWVILKPLLNALIYGAVFGVLIGPQGRPPHFVEFLIIGIFVFEFFAQSWTAGGRAITNNSALVQSLAFPRMVLPLAAVTERFLKFLPTVGIMLVFLIATGNPISWHWLLIVPIFALFFAFTCGIVLITARLAVHWRDLNNFLPFITRFFFYTTGIFFSIEERFGPKPPSAANPQGTPGHPWLVTATDYQPVHEFLSIARASLLDGPTYTTNGDYWLYACLWTVAVVAFGVWFFWRAEERYGRVD, encoded by the coding sequence ATGACAATCGCCGACGACGCTGCGCGCGCTGGCCTGACCAAGGTCGGCGGTCGCCCGCCCCTGCGTGCCTACGTCACCGAGGTGTGGCAGCGGCGCGCGTTCATCTACTCCCTGGCCCGGTTCAAGATCGAGTCCGAGAACCAGCAGAACTCCCTCGGCATGTTCTGGGTCATCCTCAAGCCTCTGCTGAACGCCCTGATCTACGGAGCGGTCTTCGGCGTCCTGATCGGCCCCCAGGGACGTCCTCCGCACTTCGTCGAGTTCCTCATCATCGGCATCTTCGTCTTCGAGTTCTTCGCGCAGTCGTGGACCGCGGGCGGGCGAGCCATCACCAACAACTCCGCCCTGGTGCAGAGCCTGGCGTTCCCGCGCATGGTCCTGCCTCTGGCCGCAGTCACCGAGCGGTTCCTCAAGTTCCTGCCCACGGTCGGCATCATGCTGGTCTTCCTGATTGCCACCGGCAACCCGATCTCGTGGCACTGGCTGTTGATCGTGCCGATCTTCGCGCTCTTCTTCGCCTTCACCTGCGGCATCGTGCTGATCACGGCCCGCCTCGCCGTGCACTGGCGCGACCTCAACAACTTCCTGCCGTTCATCACCCGGTTCTTCTTCTACACGACCGGCATCTTCTTCAGCATCGAGGAGCGGTTCGGCCCCAAGCCACCGTCGGCCGCCAACCCGCAGGGCACACCCGGCCACCCCTGGCTCGTGACCGCGACCGACTACCAGCCCGTCCACGAGTTCCTGAGCATCGCCCGCGCATCGCTGCTGGACGGCCCGACCTACACGACCAACGGCGACTACTGGCTGTACGCGTGCCTGTGGACCGTCGCGGTGGTGGCCTTCGGGGTCTGGTTCTTCTGGCGCGCCGAGGAAAGGTACGGACGTGTCGACTGA
- a CDS encoding DUF5719 family protein has translation MTGRDALGVLKAAAFPLVATLLAVTALVVPKAGDDDARRAPTAVDVTQSSYACPAGSVITVASGQVVPGSSATATALPSRTADEALGAADAWRTGVVDGQGVIVDQQGKGSGAVGYFAGTAPKSGGGGLVVGSCPGIVDDAWLLGLGSGNKHFSTLILTNLAASPASVDLTLWGPEGEIDAVDADGIVIEPFSVSRIRLDTLAAGESEVAVHLERRRGSVSAVVNDTSTATFRGTEPISATAAPSREQVVGGLVGGTSGRTLLVLNPGTSTARVDVEVIGPAGTFTPAGLEQVTVKAGTLQAVTVPPTAGSGAQALRLTSDQPVSSTVRMAPTTADYAYAEATEPLAGPAVVPVALGDRTDVPQLVLTAPGTAASVEVQAFDAAMKPLATSTVRVAAGTTTTVTPEAPGAAYLVLRPTGQVVAAATYAKGDALSSLALAGAPLTVLGPQVRPAG, from the coding sequence GTGACGGGCCGTGACGCACTGGGTGTGCTCAAGGCGGCGGCGTTCCCCCTCGTCGCGACGCTGCTGGCGGTGACGGCCCTGGTGGTGCCGAAGGCCGGTGACGACGACGCGCGCCGGGCACCGACCGCGGTCGACGTCACCCAGTCGTCCTACGCCTGCCCGGCCGGATCGGTCATCACGGTCGCCTCCGGCCAGGTCGTGCCCGGCAGCTCGGCCACGGCGACCGCTCTGCCGTCTCGCACGGCCGACGAGGCGCTGGGAGCAGCCGACGCGTGGCGCACCGGCGTGGTCGACGGCCAGGGCGTCATCGTCGACCAGCAGGGCAAGGGGTCCGGTGCCGTCGGCTACTTCGCCGGCACGGCACCGAAGTCCGGTGGCGGCGGCCTGGTCGTCGGCTCGTGCCCCGGCATCGTCGACGACGCCTGGCTGCTGGGTCTCGGATCGGGCAACAAGCACTTCTCGACCCTCATCCTGACCAATCTCGCGGCCTCTCCGGCCTCGGTCGACCTGACGCTGTGGGGCCCGGAGGGCGAGATCGACGCGGTCGACGCCGATGGCATCGTGATCGAGCCCTTCTCGGTGAGTCGCATCCGGCTCGACACGCTCGCGGCCGGGGAGTCGGAGGTCGCCGTGCACCTCGAGCGCCGACGCGGCTCGGTCTCCGCCGTCGTCAACGACACCTCCACCGCCACGTTCCGCGGCACCGAGCCGATCTCCGCGACCGCTGCGCCCAGCCGGGAGCAGGTCGTCGGCGGCCTGGTCGGCGGCACCTCGGGGCGCACCCTGCTCGTGCTCAACCCCGGCACGTCGACCGCCCGCGTCGACGTCGAGGTCATCGGGCCAGCCGGCACCTTCACGCCCGCGGGCCTCGAGCAGGTCACGGTCAAGGCCGGCACGCTGCAGGCGGTCACGGTGCCGCCGACCGCCGGATCAGGTGCCCAGGCCCTGCGGCTGACGTCCGACCAGCCGGTGTCGTCGACCGTCCGCATGGCGCCGACGACCGCCGACTACGCGTACGCCGAGGCGACCGAGCCGCTCGCCGGTCCGGCCGTGGTGCCGGTGGCCCTGGGCGACCGGACGGACGTGCCGCAGCTCGTCCTGACCGCGCCGGGCACGGCCGCGAGCGTCGAGGTGCAGGCCTTCGACGCCGCGATGAAGCCGCTGGCGACGTCCACGGTGCGGGTCGCCGCCGGCACCACGACGACCGTCACCCCGGAAGCCCCGGGTGCCGCCTACCTGGTGCTGCGCCCGACGGGGCAGGTCGTGGCGGCGGCGACGTACGCGAAGGGCGATGCGCTCAGCTCGCTGGCGCTGGCCGGCGCGCCGCTGACGGTCCTCGGCCCGCAGGTGCGACCGGCCGGCTGA
- a CDS encoding glycosyltransferase family 2 protein, whose translation MDEAGATRHWLDSPPSVGAVLVAHNGARWLPKVLASLTHMYYAPTAWQVVDVDSTDGTTELLEDFFGAERVTRAPAGTGFGDAVKLALADLPPTDWLWLLHDDASVLPGTLSGLLDTATSSPDIALVGPKIREWPSLRRLLEVGLTVTSTGVRETGLETGEPDAGQHDRPRDVLAVNTAGMLVRRDVWDELDGLDPRLPLHFDDIDFGWRLARAGHRTRTAPTAVLFHAESSRRGTRAHVPGDLPHWEQRRAALYTLLANTPMPHFVWQYVRLFVGSLVRVFGLLVGKDPEAAGDELLALRSTYLHPVALLRARRHRARTSRRPHRAIRDLFPPYWLPYQHGYDVLRDTVTALVKPEAVSSVGRRSTTLDRAPDETVDLDDGPSLLLRRPWLVAVLTLIVLSVLAGRSLFGGGLDGGALLPAPGSAAGWWGLLFEGSHATGLASTALPPLFALPLAVAATPVWFAPGLVVTLLMVFAVPLAALTAHRLGRQISEHRIARLVWAVSYALAVAATGAVAQGRIGTVVALVVLPIVVNTAWQLAEQPGWQLALRLGIWTALAAAFAPIVLVLGLAGLLVLWWSEGRWVSRQLVVALVTPLVLLGPWLVQRALRPWQMWWEAGLPVGGDASVTDVLLGRGGGTGSAPGWLSVGLLVLAVLALLPRETRPGVQLAWLVALIGLGVALLGTLVTFSTAAGAAGVTPWVGVPTGLWIGGLATAVLLAVPAVVDRSRTVVVATTVLALVLPIGTAVWWVARGTGDPLDDQPRAVVPAFVADRPGSTLIVRGSIAGGVDVRVVAGDGPFLGQEALAPSDEATAQLSDAVRRLLAQSSADELTTLSAAGIDAIYAPDADPELVRRVDATPSLEPSGSDDPDSRVWTLTSAPDLDRPSAPWWHRPLTGLQVLAWLVAIVLTAPVRRRADPAPLAGDVEEVAS comes from the coding sequence GTGGACGAGGCGGGGGCGACGCGCCACTGGCTCGACTCCCCACCGTCCGTGGGGGCGGTCCTCGTGGCCCACAACGGCGCGCGCTGGCTGCCGAAGGTGCTCGCGTCGCTGACGCACATGTACTACGCGCCGACCGCCTGGCAGGTCGTCGACGTCGACTCCACCGACGGCACCACCGAGCTGCTCGAAGACTTCTTCGGTGCCGAGCGCGTCACCCGCGCACCGGCCGGCACCGGCTTCGGCGACGCGGTCAAGCTGGCCCTGGCAGACCTCCCGCCGACCGACTGGCTGTGGCTCCTGCACGACGACGCCTCGGTGCTGCCCGGGACGCTGTCCGGGCTCCTCGACACCGCGACGTCATCGCCCGACATCGCCCTGGTCGGACCCAAGATCCGCGAGTGGCCCTCCCTGCGACGCCTGCTCGAGGTCGGCCTCACGGTCACCTCGACCGGAGTGCGCGAGACGGGGCTCGAGACCGGCGAGCCCGATGCCGGGCAGCACGACCGACCGCGCGACGTGCTCGCCGTCAACACCGCCGGCATGCTGGTGCGGCGTGACGTGTGGGACGAGCTGGACGGTCTCGACCCGCGCCTGCCGCTGCACTTCGACGACATCGACTTCGGGTGGCGGCTGGCCCGGGCAGGGCACCGCACCCGCACCGCGCCGACGGCCGTGCTGTTCCACGCCGAGTCGAGCCGTCGCGGCACCCGCGCCCACGTGCCCGGCGACCTCCCGCACTGGGAGCAGCGGCGTGCTGCGCTCTACACGCTGCTCGCCAACACCCCGATGCCGCACTTCGTGTGGCAGTACGTCCGCCTGTTCGTCGGCTCGCTGGTCCGCGTGTTCGGCCTGCTGGTCGGCAAGGACCCGGAGGCAGCCGGCGACGAGCTGCTCGCGCTGCGGTCGACCTACCTGCACCCCGTCGCGCTGCTGCGGGCCAGACGACACCGGGCGCGCACCAGCAGGCGTCCGCACCGCGCGATCCGCGACCTCTTCCCGCCGTACTGGCTGCCCTACCAGCACGGCTACGACGTCCTCCGCGACACCGTCACGGCCCTCGTCAAGCCAGAGGCCGTGTCGTCGGTCGGGCGTCGGTCGACGACGCTCGACCGTGCACCCGACGAGACGGTCGACCTCGACGACGGACCGTCCCTGCTGCTGCGGCGGCCGTGGCTCGTCGCCGTCCTGACGCTGATCGTCCTGTCGGTCCTGGCCGGCAGGAGCCTGTTCGGAGGAGGCCTCGACGGCGGTGCGCTGCTGCCGGCACCCGGCTCGGCAGCCGGCTGGTGGGGCCTGCTCTTCGAGGGCAGTCATGCCACGGGCCTGGCCAGCACGGCCCTGCCGCCGCTGTTCGCCCTTCCGCTCGCGGTCGCCGCGACGCCGGTCTGGTTCGCACCGGGCCTCGTCGTCACGCTGCTCATGGTCTTCGCCGTCCCCTTGGCAGCGCTCACGGCCCATCGCCTCGGCCGGCAGATCAGCGAGCACCGCATCGCCCGGCTCGTGTGGGCCGTCAGCTACGCGCTGGCCGTCGCCGCGACGGGCGCCGTGGCCCAGGGGCGCATCGGCACCGTGGTCGCGCTGGTGGTCCTGCCGATCGTCGTCAACACCGCCTGGCAGCTGGCCGAGCAGCCCGGCTGGCAGCTGGCTCTCCGGCTGGGCATCTGGACGGCGCTGGCCGCGGCGTTCGCCCCGATCGTGCTCGTGCTGGGCCTGGCCGGTCTGCTCGTGCTGTGGTGGTCCGAGGGACGGTGGGTCAGCCGGCAGCTCGTGGTCGCCCTCGTGACGCCGCTGGTGCTGCTGGGCCCCTGGCTGGTCCAGCGGGCACTCCGGCCGTGGCAGATGTGGTGGGAGGCCGGGTTGCCCGTCGGCGGCGACGCGAGCGTGACCGACGTGCTCCTCGGCCGCGGCGGTGGCACGGGATCGGCACCGGGATGGCTCAGCGTCGGGCTGCTGGTGCTGGCGGTGCTGGCACTCCTGCCGCGTGAGACCCGTCCGGGCGTGCAGCTGGCCTGGCTCGTGGCGCTCATCGGCCTCGGCGTCGCGCTGCTCGGCACGCTCGTGACCTTCTCGACGGCGGCGGGAGCTGCAGGCGTCACGCCGTGGGTCGGCGTCCCGACCGGATTGTGGATCGGCGGTCTCGCGACGGCGGTGCTCCTGGCGGTGCCCGCCGTCGTCGACAGGTCCCGGACGGTGGTCGTCGCGACCACCGTCCTGGCGCTCGTCCTGCCGATCGGGACGGCCGTCTGGTGGGTCGCACGCGGCACGGGAGACCCGCTCGACGACCAGCCGCGCGCCGTCGTCCCCGCCTTCGTGGCCGATCGTCCCGGCAGCACCCTGATCGTCAGGGGCAGCATCGCCGGTGGCGTCGACGTGCGGGTCGTGGCGGGCGACGGACCGTTCCTCGGCCAGGAGGCCCTCGCCCCGTCCGACGAGGCGACCGCGCAGCTGAGCGACGCGGTGCGACGTCTGCTGGCGCAGTCGAGCGCGGACGAGCTCACGACCCTCAGCGCGGCAGGCATCGACGCGATCTACGCGCCCGACGCCGACCCCGAGCTCGTCCGGCGCGTCGACGCGACGCCGTCGCTCGAGCCGTCCGGCAGCGACGACCCCGACTCCCGGGTCTGGACCCTGACGTCCGCGCCCGACCTCGACCGGCCCTCGGCCCCGTGGTGGCACCGGCCGCTGACGGGCCTGCAGGTTCTCGCGTGGCTCGTCGCGATCGTCCTGACGGCACCCGTGCGCCGGCGCGCCGATCCGGCTCCCCTGGCCGGCGATGTCGAGGAGGTGGCCTCGTGA
- a CDS encoding DUF3499 domain-containing protein — translation MGTVRRCTRSTCSQAAVATLTYVYADQTAVLGPLATYAEPHTYDLCDEHAQRMSAPQGWSVLRLAPDPTAAAPNRDDLLALADAVREAGKPPAPTPDGPPSLRLVRPDP, via the coding sequence GTGGGAACAGTTCGACGTTGCACGCGCTCGACGTGCTCGCAGGCCGCCGTGGCGACCCTGACGTACGTCTACGCCGACCAGACCGCGGTCCTCGGACCGCTGGCGACGTATGCCGAGCCGCACACCTACGACCTGTGCGACGAGCACGCGCAGCGCATGTCCGCCCCACAGGGTTGGAGCGTGCTGCGACTCGCTCCCGACCCGACCGCCGCCGCACCGAACCGCGACGACCTCCTCGCCCTGGCCGACGCCGTCCGCGAGGCCGGCAAGCCACCTGCTCCCACCCCCGACGGACCCCCGTCCCTACGACTCGTGAGGCCCGACC
- a CDS encoding LCP family protein, producing the protein MTHRASLLGRGYEDRHLDSPRVRFRRVLTLCLMTMAVPGSAQVALGKRTIGWTAIAGWLTAILGGVFVFYTFRTDRARVLGWFTDPDVLLATRVAMVVLVLIWLALFIDAWRLGSPVRLTFARAAVVTVVNLAIIGSVAGSTAFASQLIQVQRNVVQEVFPETKTSKPLEGRYNILLVGSDARADRTGIRPDSLTVVSIDADTGKSVLVSLPRNLENVPFRDSSPMHALYPYGYNCGDECLLNAVHTAAQDRKDLYPDSKDPGLDATIDAVEGATDLTINYYVMVNLNGFKGLVDAVGGVEMDVKSRIAMFGHDDAYKNVYIEPGRQKLDGQKALWYARSRVQSDDYARMGRQKCLMAAMANQLSPANVLTNATDIASSGKDLLSTNIPQTELGRFADLALKARGKQIRTVSIVPPQFNTQTPDFDAIHAAIKDAIRTSEGTRAPAASQSTGATPGTPSATTPTQPAPTTPTTQSPTEGRSANNAEDLKTAC; encoded by the coding sequence ATGACGCATCGGGCCAGTCTGCTGGGCCGCGGTTACGAGGACCGGCACCTCGACTCGCCGCGTGTCCGGTTCCGCCGTGTCCTCACGCTGTGCCTCATGACGATGGCGGTGCCCGGCTCGGCGCAGGTCGCCCTCGGCAAGCGGACCATCGGGTGGACGGCGATCGCCGGCTGGCTGACGGCCATCCTCGGCGGGGTCTTCGTGTTCTACACGTTCCGCACCGATCGCGCCCGCGTGCTGGGCTGGTTCACCGATCCTGACGTCCTGCTGGCCACGCGGGTCGCGATGGTCGTGCTGGTGCTGATCTGGCTGGCGCTGTTCATCGACGCGTGGCGGCTCGGCTCGCCCGTGCGGCTGACGTTCGCCCGGGCGGCCGTCGTGACGGTCGTCAACCTGGCCATCATCGGCAGCGTCGCGGGCTCGACGGCCTTCGCCTCGCAGCTGATCCAGGTGCAGCGCAACGTCGTGCAGGAGGTCTTCCCGGAGACCAAGACGTCCAAGCCCCTCGAGGGGCGCTACAACATCCTGCTGGTCGGTTCCGACGCCCGGGCCGACCGCACGGGCATCCGCCCCGACTCGCTGACGGTCGTCAGCATCGACGCCGACACCGGCAAGTCGGTGCTCGTGTCGCTGCCCCGCAACCTCGAGAACGTGCCGTTCCGCGACAGCTCGCCGATGCACGCGCTCTACCCGTACGGCTACAACTGCGGCGACGAGTGCCTGCTCAACGCCGTCCACACCGCCGCCCAGGACCGCAAGGACCTGTATCCCGACAGCAAGGATCCCGGCCTCGACGCCACGATCGACGCGGTCGAGGGGGCCACCGATCTCACGATCAACTACTACGTCATGGTCAACCTCAACGGCTTCAAGGGACTCGTCGACGCGGTCGGCGGCGTCGAGATGGACGTCAAGAGCCGCATCGCGATGTTCGGTCATGACGACGCCTACAAGAACGTCTACATCGAGCCGGGCCGGCAGAAGCTCGACGGCCAGAAGGCCCTCTGGTACGCCCGCAGTCGCGTGCAGTCCGACGACTATGCGCGCATGGGGCGCCAGAAGTGCCTCATGGCGGCGATGGCCAACCAGCTGAGCCCGGCCAACGTGCTGACCAACGCCACCGACATCGCGAGCTCGGGCAAGGACCTGCTGAGCACCAACATCCCGCAGACCGAGCTGGGCCGGTTCGCCGACCTGGCGCTCAAGGCGCGGGGCAAGCAGATCCGCACGGTCTCGATCGTCCCGCCGCAGTTCAACACCCAGACGCCCGACTTCGACGCGATCCACGCCGCGATCAAGGACGCCATCCGCACCTCCGAGGGCACCCGCGCACCGGCCGCGAGCCAGTCGACCGGCGCGACGCCCGGCACCCCTTCGGCCACGACGCCGACGCAGCCGGCACCCACGACCCCGACGACCCAGTCGCCGACCGAGGGCCGCTCGGCCAACAACGCCGAAGACCTCAAAACCGCCTGCTAA